Proteins co-encoded in one Arachis hypogaea cultivar Tifrunner chromosome 13, arahy.Tifrunner.gnm2.J5K5, whole genome shotgun sequence genomic window:
- the LOC112735480 gene encoding agamous-like MADS-box protein AGL80, protein MTRKKVKLAFIVNDSARKATFKKRKKGLLKKVDELSTLCGIDACAIIYSPYDPQPEVWPSPLGVQQVLSKFRRMPEMEQSKKMVNQESFLRQRIAKATEQLKKQTKENREKEMTQLMFQYLGEGNIMHNVNMLDLNDLAYLIDQYLKDINRRIELLTRESQSQSQLPMPPPPVVKDEVANVEEEGQGSHAQQGLNINMDSMQPKENWFVNLMSGANVDQPHVFGDANQQSGFWPNTFFH, encoded by the exons ATGACTAGAAAGAAGGTGAAATTGGCTTTCATAGTGAATGATTCTGCAAGAAAGGCAACTttcaagaaaaggaagaagggaCTATTGAAAAAAGTTGATGAACTCAGTACTCTTTGCGGGATTGACGCATGTGCTATCATCTATAGCCCGTATGATCCTCAACCAGAGGTTTGGCCGTCGCCATTGGGGGTTCAACAAGTGCTTTCCAAGTTCAG GAGGATGCCTGAAATGGAGCAAAGCAAGAAGATGGTGAACCAAGAGAGTTTTCTAAGGCAGAGGATCGCAAAGGCGACAGAGCAGTTGAAGAAGCAGACCAAAGAGAACAGAGAGAAGGAGATGACCCAGCTCATGTTTCAGTACCTTGGTGAAGGTAACATCATGCACAATGTGAACATGCTTGATTTGAACGATCTTGCATATTTGATTGATCAGTATTTGAAGGATATCAATAGAAGGATTGAATTGTTGACAAGAGAGTCTCAGTCTCAGAGTCAACTCCCAATGCCACCACCACCGGTAGTTAAAGATGAGGTGGCAAATGTTGAAGAAGAGGGACAAGGGAGCCATGCCCAGCAAGGTTTGAACATCAACATGGATTCCATGCAACCAAAGGAAAATTGGTTTGTCAATTTGATGAGTGGTGCTAATGTGGATCAGCCACATGTATTTGGAGATGCTAATCAACAGAGTGGATTTTGGCCTAACACATTTTTCCATTGA
- the LOC112733744 gene encoding U-box domain-containing protein 21 — protein sequence MVLSWTKRKVFRHLRKVTKEDQPPSADEIVIPVHFCCPVSLDIMKDPVTLSTGITYDRDSIDKWLESGNNTCPVTKQLLTTSDMIPNHAIRKMIQDWCVDNSSHGVQRIPTPRAPLSRYDVSQECKALLSGSQRGDDATCRESLAKIKAWGKENERNKRCVVGNGSADVLARAFQNFSRDSFGKHVVVLAEILENLTWMLPIGEEGKGCLGSENSLTRLVLFLGGNDLGARQSASLVIKELSAEALEKNEQLVEALVKMIREPIGPIATKSCLATIFNLVSLAQSREVIAERFVELGLVSLLLDIILDGERGITEKALGVLDSICDFQKGKDFAKSNALMVPLAIKKILRVSELASSFAVSILWKVWDKRDEGALIEALQVGAFQKLLVVLQVGCDDSTKEKATELLKLLNAYRGKAQCVDSSSLELKYLKKSF from the coding sequence ATGGTTTTGTCTTGGACCAAAAGAAAGGTCTTCCGCCATCTCCGTAAGGTGACAAAGGAGGATCAACCTCCCTCCGCCGATGAGATTGTCATCCCCGTACACTTTTGCTGCCCAGTGAGCTTGGACATTATGAAAGACCCCGTTACCCTCTCAACCGGCATAACCTACGACAGGGACAGCATCGACAAGTGGCTTGAATCCGGTAACAACACCTGCCCCGTCACCAAACAGCTCCTAACTACCTCCGACATGATCCCCAACCACGCCATCAGAAAGATGATTCAGGATTGGTGCGTCGATAACAGCTCCCATGGCGTCCAGAGGATCCCCACTCCTAGGGCTCCCCTTTCCAGATACGACGTTTCCCAGGAATGTAAGGCCTTGTTGTCCGGTTCACAGCGCGGTGATGATGCCACGTGTCGGGAATCTTTGGCCAAGATCAAGGCTTGGGGGAAGGAGAACGAGAGGAACAAGAGGTGCGTCGTTGGCAACGGTTCCGCTGATGTACTCGCACGTGCGTTTCAGAATTTCTCACGTGATTCGTTCGGCAAGCACGTGGTTGTCTTGGCAGAGATTTTGGAGAATCTGACGTGGATGCTTCCTATTGGCGAAGAGGGTAAAGGGTGTTTGGGCTCGGAAAATTCGTTGACCCGGTTGGTTTTGTTCCTAGGTGGTAATGACCTTGGAGCAAGACAAAGTGCTTCTTTGGTGATTAAGGAGCTAAGTGCTGAAGCACTGGAGAAAAATGAACAACTTGTTGAGGCTTTGGTTAAGATGATTAGGGAGCCAATTGGTCCAATTGCTACAAAATCATGTTTGGCCACAATTTTCAATTTGGTTTCATTAGCACAAAGTAGAGAAGTAATTGCAGAGAGATTTGTGGAATTAGGTTTGGTCTCATTGCTGTTGGATATCATTCTTGATGGTGAAAGAGGGATAACTGAGAAGGCATTGGGGGTCTTGGATTCCATTTGTGATTTCCAAAAGGGGAAGGATTTTGCCAAGAGCAATGCTCTAATGGTTCCTCTTGCAATCAAGAAGATCTTGAGGGTGTCAGAATTGGCCTCTAGCTTTGCGGTTTCTATACTTTGGAAGGTTTGGGATAAGCGTGATGAAGGGGCTCTGATTGAGGCCCTTCAAGTTGGTGCCTTTCAGAAATTGTTGGTTGTGTTGCAAGTTGGTTGTGATGATAGCACTAAGGAGAAGGCTACTGAGTTGCTCAAACTGTTGAATGCTTATCGAGGCAAGGCACAGTGTGTTGATTCTTCTTCATTGGAACTCAAGTACCTTAAGAAGTCATTCTAA